A window from Telopea speciosissima isolate NSW1024214 ecotype Mountain lineage chromosome 8, Tspe_v1, whole genome shotgun sequence encodes these proteins:
- the LOC122672301 gene encoding uncharacterized protein LOC122672301, with protein MKDFNAIFDIDWLATYKVNLACAEQWVVFKPIDGEKFVFDGDGKKRSKRLIISALQAKKLMDQGCECYLASVIDTEAKVVPLEELKAVKDYSEVFLGDLTELPPDRETEFAIHLLPRVAPLSKAPHRMAPTRIEGIVGAVERFVEEGFHSS; from the coding sequence ATGAAGGACTTCAATGCGATTTTCGATATTGATTGGTTGGCTACCTATAAGGTGAACCTAGCTTGCGCAGAGCAATGGGTTGTTTTCAAACCTATCGATGGGGAAAAATTTGTGTTCGATGGTGATGGGAAAAAGCGATCTAAAAGGCTTATCATTTCGGCTCTTCAAGCCAAGAAACTTATGGATCAAGGGTGTGAATGCTACCTAGCATCCGTAATTGACACAGAGGCTAAGGTGGTGCCACTAGAAGAGTTGAAGGCCGTGAAAGACTATTCAGAAGTTTTTCTAGGTGATTTGACTGAGTTGCCTCCTGACAGAGAGACCGAGTTTGCCATTCACTTACTACCTAGAGTGGCACCGCTATCCAAAGCCCCACACAGGATGGCTCCAACACGAATTGAAGGAATTGTAGGAGCAGTTGAAAGATTTGTTGAGGAAGGGTTTCATTCATCCTAG